Proteins from a genomic interval of Trifolium pratense cultivar HEN17-A07 linkage group LG6, ARS_RC_1.1, whole genome shotgun sequence:
- the LOC123890437 gene encoding uncharacterized protein LOC123890437 yields MKPIDDKQDTVTIRAVSHDEEGKKRVEKTELNTHNINTIKHVEKKLINNGVQRLDRHPVDGIGIGRPPSKSGRGGKFTWEGPAGMVDNMLDVAPAAMDEKDPNYVDEENDEDIKDLVVGEVDVAKAVETDGVGRVDVDPRLQVN; encoded by the coding sequence ATGAAGCCAATTGACGACAAACAAGACACAGTAACAATAAGAGCAGTAAGCCACGACGAAGAAGGAAAAAAGCGAGTAGAAAAAACAGAGCTAAACACACACAACATTAACACAATCAAACATGTTGAGAAAAAACTCATCAACAATGGTGTTCAGCGTCTTGATCGACATCCTGTTGACGGCATAGGTATCGGACGTCCGCCGTCGAAATCAGGTCGTGGTGGTAAGTTCACTTGGGAAGGTCCTGCTGGTATGGTTGATAATATGTTGGATGTGGCTCCAGCGGCTATGGATGAGAAAGATCCTAATTATGTAGATGAGGAAAATGATGAAGATATTAAGGATTTGGTTGTTGGTGAAGTTGATGTTGCTAAAGCTGTTGAAACTGATGGTGTTGGCAGAGTTGATGTTGATCCTCGTTTgcaagttaattaa
- the LOC123890438 gene encoding protein PSK SIMULATOR 1-like translates to MRGEMVNGSWLNSLWPVSRKNVLDNKAVVGILALEVSSLMSKISNLWQSLSDWGVMNLREEVVNSVGIKMLVSEDDDYLMELVLNDILDNFQSLARSVVRLGKRCTDPVYHGFEHFVRSPVQNYTQWSGWEYKWKKMERKVKKMEKFVAFTTQFCEELEVLAEVEQTFRRMQANPELHRVKLLEFQKKVTCQRQEVKNLRDMSPWSRSYDYVVRLLVKSLFTVLERIIFVFGNNHLPSLQQENDSQDMNANNLLRSQSFSVFMHSSIYPSENDLYRFNSGHVGRKPYFLFDKSKKNKDHKKVLPSSDKRGKHKRSESKQLGNIGPFKSCMSVTSNSPVIQSYVQTNGYGGSMRLTDSYMKHVDKMKTVEKSYISNRIRIYSKLCINNRLKPTSFTLGDAALAIHYANTIALIEKMASSPHSIDLKARDDLYNMLPTSIKVTLRAKLKCQAESKSSSIHDADLAAKRSPVFEQTLEWLAPLAHNTISLHSERNFEKEHTTVNGNILPVQTLYYANQAKTEAAMVDLLVGLNYKYVGLKTKVGMRDRMEFASSTSVNGPCMRNIRM, encoded by the coding sequence ATGAGAGGTGAAATGGTTAATGGGTCATGGCTTAATTCTTTGTGGCCAGTTTCGCGCAAGAATGTATTAGATAACAAGGCGGTTGTTGGAATTTTGGCGTTAGAAGTTTCGAGTTTGATGTCGAAGATAAGTAATTTGTGGCAGTCTTTGAGTGATTGGGGGGTTATGAATTTGAGGGAAGAGGTAGTGAACTCTGTTGGGATTAAAATGTTGGTTTCTGAGGATGATGATTACTTGATGGAGCTTGTATTGAATGATATACTCGATAATTTTCAATCTCTTGCGCGATCTGTTGTTAGGTTGGGTAAGAGGTGCACGGATCCGGTTTACCACGGGTTTGAACATTTTGTTCGTAGTCCGGTTCAAAATTATACTCAATGGTCGGGATGGGAATACAAATGGAAAAAGATGGAGAGAAAAGTGAAGAAAATGGAAAAGTTTGTTGCTTTCACGACACAATTTTGTGAAGAGCTTGAGGTACTAGCAGAGGTTGAACAGACTTTCCGAAGAATGCAAGCAAATCCTGAACTGCATCGGGTAAAGTTGCTCGAGTTTCAGAAGAAGGTCACGTGTCAGCGCCAGGAAGTGAAGAATCTAAGAGACATGTCTCCATGGAGTAGAAGTTATGACTATGTTGTCCGGTTGCTGGTAAAATCACTATTTACCGTACTCGAGAGGATCATATTTGTGTTTGGAAATAATCACTTACCATCTTTACAGCAAGAAAATGACTCTCAGGATATGAATGCTAATAATCTTCTCCGTAGTCaatctttttctgtttttatgcATTCTTCCATTTATCCTTCAGAGAATGATCTCTACAGATTCAACTCAGGTCATGTTGGGAGAAAGCCGTACTTTTTATTCGACAAGAGCAAAAAAAATAAGGACCATAAGAAGGTTCTTCCTTCATCGGATAAACGTGGAAAGCACAAACGTTCGGAAAGCAAGCAGTTAGGAAATATCGGTCCATTCAAAAGTTGCATGTCTGTTACAAGCAATTCTCCTGTCATACAGAGTTATGTGCAGACAAATGGTTATGGTGGTTCTATGAGGTTGACTGATTCTTATATGAAACACGTCGATAAAATGAAAACAGTCGAGAAATCGTATATCTCCAACAGAATTAGAATATATTCTAAACTATGCATCAACAACAGGTTAAAGCCAACTTCATTTACCCTTGGCGATGCAGCTTTAGCCATACATTACGCAAATACAATTGCATTGATCGAAAAGATGGCATCGTCGCCTCACTCAATTGACCTTAAAGCAAGAGATGATTTGTACAATATGCTTCCAACTAGTATAAAAGTTACTCTGAGGGCTAAGCTCAAATGCCAAGCGGAAAGCAAATCTTCCTCAATTCATGATGCAGACCTTGCAGCAAAACGGAGTCCGGTATTCGAACAGACATTGGAATGGTTGGCTCCACTTGCACATAACACTATAAGTTTGCATTCAGAGAGAAATTTTGAGAAGGAGCATACAACTGTAAATGGAAATATTTTACCGGTGCAAACTCTTTATTACGCAAATCAGGCAAAAACTGAAGCTGCAATGGTTGATCTTCTTGTAGGTCTCAACTATAAGTATGTAGGATTGAAAACAAAAGTAGGCATGAGAGATAGAATGGAGTTTGCTAGCTCTACATCAGTTAATGGTCCTTGTATGAGAAATATAAGAATGTAA
- the LOC123890440 gene encoding cytochrome P450 76A2-like: protein MESISQHTLHITLLLLSFFIFFFLLNHRRKISATKRRLPPGPSGWPVFGNMFQLGEMPHRTLTNLRQKYGPILWLKIGSINTMAILSAKEATTFFKNHDQNFSDRTVIETMRVHNYNKSSLALAPYGSYWRLMRRLVTVDMLVMKRINDSISVRRKCVNDMLTWINKEANELEHGHGLHVSRFIFFMSFNLFGNLMLSRDLFNMESENGSEFFDAVMGMMEWTGHANVSDLFPWLRWLDPQGLRRKMDRDMGKAIKFASTFVKERLENEVEHDDEKSRDFLDVLLDFQKNENQEAAKISDKDLNIFILEIFLAGAETTSSTIEWAMTELLINNDCMSKVKIELNSVVGAKDVEESDIDNLPYLQGVVKETLRLHPPIPLLVPRKAVQDTEFMGYFIPKDTQVFVNTWAIGRDPDAWDEPLVFKPERFCDCDSKSYKTDYKGQHYEFIPFGAGRRMCAGVPLAHRILHLVLGSLLHRFDWELDSNVTPLTMDMKDNLGITMRKFEPLLAVPKLVVGS, encoded by the exons ATGGAATCTATTTCACAACATACTCTTCATATTACTCTCCTACTCTTATCTTTCTTTATATTCTTCTTCCTCCTCAATCATCGTAGAAAAATCTCGGCCACCAAGCGCCGTCTTCCACCCGGACCATCGGGATGGCCCGTATTTGGAAACATGTTCCAATTGGGAGAAATGCCTCACCGCACACTCACAAATCTAAGACAAAAATATGGTCCAATTTTATGGCTCAAAATAGGTTCAATAAACACTATGGCAATACTCTCAGCCAAAGAAGCCACAACATTTTTCAAAAACCATGACCAAAATTTTTCAGACCGAACGGTAATCGAAACTATGCGTGTCCATAATTACAACAAATCTTCCTTAGCTTTAGCTCCTTACGGATCTTACTGGCGGCTCATGCGCCGCCTAGTAACAGTCGATATGTTAGTTATGAAACGCATTAACGACAGCATTTCGGTTCGTCGTAAATGCGTAAATGACATGCTGACGTGGATTAACAAAGAAGCAAATGAGTTAGAACATGGTCATGGACTTCATGTTTCACgttttattttcttcatgaGTTTTAACTTGTTTGGAAATTTAATGTTGTCACGTGATTTGTTTAATATGGAATCTGAAAATGGGTCTGAATTTTTTGATGCTGTTATGGGGATGATGGAGTGGACAGGACATGCTAATGTGTCTGATTTGTTTCCTTGGTTGAGGTGGTTGGACCCACAAGGATTAAGGAGAAAAATGGATAGAGATATGGGAAAAGCGATTAAATTTGCTTCCACGTTTGTGAAAGAGCGTTTGGAGAATGAGGTAGAGCATGATGATGAGAAATCAAGGGATTTCTTGGATGTCTTGCTTGATTTCCAAAAAAATGAGAACCAAGAAGCAGCTAAGATCTCAGATAAAGATCTCAACATTTTCATCTTG GAAATATTCTTAGCTGGGGCAGAAACAACAAGTAGCACAATTGAATGGGCTATGACGGAGCTTTTAATCAACAATGATTGTATGTCGAAGGTTAAAATAGAGCTTAATTCAGTAGTTGGGGCAAAAGATGTTGAAGAGAGTGACATAGACAATCTTCCTTATCTACAAGGTGTTGTTAAGGAAACATTAAGGTTACATCCTCCGATTCCACTACTTGTCCCACGAAAAGCAGTACAAGACACGGAATTCATGGGATACTTCATACCGAAAGACACACAAGTTTTTGTGAATACGTGGGCAATTGGAAGAGATCCAGATGCTTGGGATGAACCATTGGTTTTTAAACCCGAAAGGTTTTGTGATTGTGATAGCAAGAGTTACAAGACCGATTATAAAGGACAACATTACGAGTTTATACCATTTGGAGCTGGAAGAAGAATGTGTGCGGGTGTGCCTTTGGCACATAGAATTCTTCACCTTGTTTTGGGATCTTTGCTTCATCGATTTGATTGGGAGCTTGATAGCAATGTTACACCTTTAACTATGGACATGAAAGATAACCTTGGTATAACCATGCGAAAGTTTGAACCATTGCTTGCTGTGCCCAAATTAGTTGTTGGTTCTTAA
- the LOC123890441 gene encoding leucine-rich repeat receptor-like protein kinase PXC1: MNTKTLALPLTLTLVVFLCTLPSLTQSAQQNDTHALTEFRLKTDFHGYLVSNWTGEDACNAAWRGVECSPNGRVVALSVPSLNLRGPVDSLSTLIYLRFLDLHDNRLNGTIVPLLNCTDLELLYLSRNDFSGEIPPEISSLRFLIRLDISDNNIHGKIPKEISKLNHLLTLRLQNNELSGEVPDLSSSLNNLRELNITNNELQGHLPDAMVTKFGNKSFSGNDGLCGSSPLPNCSVTGTPHPPSDDAGSEIVPSNPSSIPKTSNSTHGIIPSETPRKRKMLSPGGIVAVAVAVSVVLLMAVSYTVAQCCGRGRSNSTVGMDSEIGKRKSDSSSGSEKKGYRGNSNNGGVDRDSDGTITETERSKLVFFDRRNEFELEDLLKASAEMLGKGSLGTVYRAILDDGCTVAVKRLKDANPCDRNQFEQYMDVVGKLRHPNVARLKAYYYAKEEKLLVYDYLSNGSLHALLHGNRGPGRIPLDWTTRISLVLGAARGLARIHGEYSAAKIPHGNVKSSNVLLDKNGVACIGDFGLSLLLNPAHAVARLGGYRAPEQAEAKKLSQEADVYAFGVLVLEVLTGKAPSSSQHSSPVGVRPCVEFDEQVADLPKWVRSIVKEEWTSEVFDQELLRYKNIEEELVSMLNVGLACVVLQPEKRPTMLQVVKMIEDIRVEQSPLREDYDESRNSLSPSLATTEDCLA; this comes from the exons ATGAACACAAAAACACTAGCATTACCCTTAACCTTAACCTTAGTAGTATTTCTATGCACATTACCATCATTAACACAAAGTGCACAACAAAATGATACCCATGCCCTCACCGAATTCCGTCTCAAAACGGACTTCCACGGCTACCTTGTCAGTAATTGGACTGGCGAGGATGCCTGCAACGCCGCATGGCGCGGCGTTGAATGCTCCCCGAACGGCAGAGTTGTAGCTCTCTCCGTTCCTTCCCTTAATCTCCGAGGTCCCGTTGATTCTCTCTCGACGCTAATCTACTTACGCTTCCTTGACCTACACGATAACCGTTTAAACGGAACCATTGTTCCTCTTTTAAACTGCACTGATCTTGAACTTCTCTATCTCTCACGCAACGACTTCTCCGGCGAGATACCACCGGAGATATCATCGTTACGGTTTCTTATCAGACTCGACATCTCTGATAACAATATCCACGGTAAAATCCCTAaagaaatatcaaaattgaaTCATCTCCTCACTCTCCGGTTACAGAACAATGAACTCTCCGGCGAAGTTCCCGATCTTTCTTCTTCCCTAAACAATCTCAGAGAACTCAACATCACCAACAATGAACTCCAAGGACACTTACCAGACGCAATGGTTACCAAATTCGGTAACAAAAGCTTCTCCGGTAACGACGGTCTTTGCGGATCGAGTCCGTTACCGAATTGTTCCGTCACCGGAACTCCTCATCCACCTTCCGATGATGCTGGTTCCGAAATCGTTCCTTCAAACCCTAGCTCAATCCCAAAAACTAGTAACAGTACTCACGGTATAATTCCATCTGAAACTCCGAGAAAACGGAAAATGTTGAGTCCGGGAGGAATTGTGGCAGTTGCGGTGGCGGTTTCCGTGGTTTTACTGATGGCGGTTTCTTACACGGTGGCGCAATGTTGCGGAAGAGGAAGATCTAATTCAACGGTTGGGATGGATAGTGAGATTGGTAAGAGAAAAAGTGATAGTAGTAGTGGAAGCGAGAAAAAAGGGTACCGTGGAAATAGTAATAATGGGGGTGTAGATAGAGATAGTGATGGAACAATAACTGAAACAGAGAGAAGTAAATTAGTGTTTTTTGATAGGAGGAATGAGTTTGAGTTAGAGGATTTGCTAAAAGCTTCAGCAGAGATGCTTGGGAAGGGTAGTTTGGGAACTGTTTATAGGGCTATTCTTGATGATGGATGTACTGTTGCTGTTAAGAGACTTAAGGATGCCAACCCTTGTGATAGGAACCAGTTTGAACAGTATATGGATGTTGTGGGGAAGCTTAGACACCCTAATGTTGCTAGACTTAAAGCTTATTATTATGCTAAGGAAGAAAAGCTTTTGGTTTATGATTATCTTTCCAATGGAAGCTTGCATGCTCTTCTTCATG GAAACCGAGGTCCGGGAAGGATTCCGTTAGATTGGACAACAAGAATAAGCTTGGTGTTGGGGGCAGCAAGAGGCCTTGCAAGGATTCATGGAGAGTATAGTGCAGCCAAGATACCTCATGGGAATGTGAAATCTTCCAATGTGCTACTTGACAAGAATGGGGTTGCTTGCATAGGTGACTTTGGTTTGTCGCTATTGTTAAACCCTGCTCACGCGGTTGCGAGGTTGGGTGGGTACAGAGCTCCAGAGCAGGCGGAAGCGAAGAAACTCTCACAAGAGGCAGATGTGTATGCTTTTGGGGTGTTGGTATTAGAAGTTTTGACAGGAAAAGCCCCTTCCTCCTCTCAGCATTCTTCTCCTGTAGGAGTTCGCCCTTGTGTGGAATTCGATGAACAAGTAGCAGATCTTCCAAAATGGGTTCGGTCAATTGTGAAGGAAGAGTGGACATCAGAGGTGTTTGATCAAGAACTTTTGAGGTACAAGAACATTGAGGAGGAGCTTGTTTCAATGCTGAATGTAGGATTGGCCTGTGTTGTGTTACAACCTGAGAAAAGGCCAACTATGTTGCAAGTTGTTAAGATGATTGAGGACATTAGAGTTGAACAATCTCCTCTAAGAGAGGATTATGATGAATCGCGCAATTCACTTTCACCTTCACTTGCAACTACTGAAGATTGCCTAGCTTAA
- the LOC123890442 gene encoding pyruvate kinase 1, cytosolic isoform X1, protein MHSSNLLIEEPIRMISILEPAKSSFFPAMTRIVGTLGPKSRSVDVISSCLKAGMSVARFDFSWGDAEYHQETLENLKTAIKTTKKLCAVMLDTVGAEMQVVNKNETSISLQADSQVILTPDQGQEASSEILPINFDGLAKSVKTGDTIFVGQYLFTGSETTSVWLEVAEVTGQDVVCTVKNSATLAGALFTLHGSQIHIDLPTLTEKDKEVISTWGVKNKIDFLSLSYTRHAEDVRQAREFLSTLGDLSQTQIFAKIENVEGLTHFDEILQEADGIILSRGNLGIDLPPEKVFYFQKSALYKCNMAGKPAVLTRVVDSMTDNLRPTRAEATDVANAVLDGSDAILLGAETLRGLYPVETISTVGRICSEAEKVFNQELFFKRTVKYVGEPMTHLESIASSAVRAAIKVKASVIICFTSSGRAARLIAKYRPTMPVLSVVIPRLKTNQLKWSFSGAFEDQLPTHLWESLFTSNARQSLIVRGLFPMLADPRHPAESTSASNESILKVALDHGKMAGVIKPHDRVVICQKVGDASVVKIIELED, encoded by the exons ATGCATTCCAGTAACTTGCTTATCGAAGAACCTATTCGCATGATCTCAATACTCGAGCCAGCCAAATCC AGTTTCTTTCCTGCAATGACTAGGATCGTTGGTACATTGGGACCTAAATCTCGTTCAGTTGATGTTATTTCTTCTTGTCTCAAAGCTGGAATGTCTG TGGCTCGTTTCGATTTCTCTTGGGGTGATGCTGAATATCACCAGGAGACTTTGGAGAATTTGAAGACTGCTATCAAAACTACTAAGAAGCTATGTGCT GTTATGTTGGACACAGTAGGTGCTGAGATGCAGGTTGTTAACAAAAACGAGACATCAATTTCGCTTCAGGCTGATAGTCAGGTTATTCTGACTCCTGATCAGGGACAGGAAGCTTCTTCAGAGATACTGCCAATCAATTTTGATGGACTGGCCAAG TCAGTGAAGACGGGAGACACCATCTTCGTTGGTCAATACTTGTTCACAGGAAGTGAAACTACTTCCGTATGGCTAGAG GTAGCTGAAGTTACAGGGCAGGACGTTGTTTGTACTGTAAAAAATTCGGCAACATTGGCTGGGGCATTGTTTACCTTGCATGGATCTCAAATTCATATTGATTTGCCGACCCTCACTGAGAAAGACAAGGAG GTTATAAGCACCTGGggagtaaaaaacaaaattgattttctatCATTGTCATATACTAGGCATGCTGAAGATGTTCGCCAG GCACGTGAATTCCTTTCTACATTAGGTGATCTTAGCCAAACTCAAATTTTCGCGAAGATTGAAAACGTTGAG GGATTGACCCATTTTGATGAGATTCTACAAGAAGCAGATGGTATTATCCTTTCTCGTGGGAATTTGGGCATTGATCTTCCACCAGAGAAG GtattttatttccaaaaatCTGCCCTTTACAAGTGTAATATGGCTGGGAAGCCTGCTGTGCTCACACGTGTTGTGGATAGCATGACCGACAACTTAAGACCAACACGTGCGGAAGCCACCGATGTCGCCAATGCTGTTTTAGATG GAAGTGATGCAATTCTTCTGGGTGCCGAGACTTTACGTGGGTTATACCCTGTCGAGACTATCTCTACAGTTGGCAGGATTTGTTCAGAA GCTGAGAAAGTTTTCAATCAAGAACTTTTTTTTAAGAGGACAGTCAAATATGTGGGAGAACCCATGACCCATTTGGAATCCATAGCATCCTCTGCG GTACGTGCAGCTATTAAGGTGAAGGCTTCTGTTATCATTTGCTTCACTTCATCTGGAAGGGCTGCAAG ATTGATAGCAAAATATAGGCCAACAATGCCTGTTCTCTCTGTTGTGATACCCAGACTTAAGACAAATCAGCTAAAATGGAGCTTTAGTGGAGCTTTTGAG GACCAACTACCAACACATTTGTGGGAAAGCTTATTTACTTCTAAT GCAAGGCAATCACTTATTGTAAGAGGTCTCTTTCCCATGCTCGCTGATCCTCGACATCCT GCTGAATCAACAAGTGCTAGTAACGAGTCTATTCTCAAGGTAGCACTTGATCATGGAAAAATGGCGGGAGTTATAAAGCCACATGATAGAGTGGTTATTTGCCAGAAAGTTGGAGATGCATCTGTAGTCAAGATAATCGAGCTTGAAGATTAA
- the LOC123890442 gene encoding pyruvate kinase 1, cytosolic isoform X2, which translates to MHSSNLLIEEPIRMISILEPAKSSFFPAMTRIVGTLGPKSRSVDVISSCLKAGMSVARFDFSWGDAEYHQETLENLKTAIKTTKKLCAVMLDTVGAEMQVVNKNETSISLQADSQVILTPDQGQEASSEILPINFDGLAKSVKTGDTIFVGQYLFTGSETTSVWLEVAEVTGQDVVCTVKNSATLAGALFTLHGSQIHIDLPTLTEKDKEVISTWGVKNKIDFLSLSYTRHAEDVRQAREFLSTLGDLSQTQIFAKIENVEGLTHFDEILQEADGIILSRGNLGIDLPPEKVFYFQKSALYKCNMAGKPAVLTRVVDSMTDNLRPTRAEATDVANAVLDGSDAILLGAETLRGLYPVETISTVGRICSEAEKVFNQELFFKRTVKYVGEPMTHLESIASSAVRAAIKVKASVIICFTSSGRAARLIAKYRPTMPVLSVVIPRLKTNQLKWSFSGAFEARQSLIVRGLFPMLADPRHPAESTSASNESILKVALDHGKMAGVIKPHDRVVICQKVGDASVVKIIELED; encoded by the exons ATGCATTCCAGTAACTTGCTTATCGAAGAACCTATTCGCATGATCTCAATACTCGAGCCAGCCAAATCC AGTTTCTTTCCTGCAATGACTAGGATCGTTGGTACATTGGGACCTAAATCTCGTTCAGTTGATGTTATTTCTTCTTGTCTCAAAGCTGGAATGTCTG TGGCTCGTTTCGATTTCTCTTGGGGTGATGCTGAATATCACCAGGAGACTTTGGAGAATTTGAAGACTGCTATCAAAACTACTAAGAAGCTATGTGCT GTTATGTTGGACACAGTAGGTGCTGAGATGCAGGTTGTTAACAAAAACGAGACATCAATTTCGCTTCAGGCTGATAGTCAGGTTATTCTGACTCCTGATCAGGGACAGGAAGCTTCTTCAGAGATACTGCCAATCAATTTTGATGGACTGGCCAAG TCAGTGAAGACGGGAGACACCATCTTCGTTGGTCAATACTTGTTCACAGGAAGTGAAACTACTTCCGTATGGCTAGAG GTAGCTGAAGTTACAGGGCAGGACGTTGTTTGTACTGTAAAAAATTCGGCAACATTGGCTGGGGCATTGTTTACCTTGCATGGATCTCAAATTCATATTGATTTGCCGACCCTCACTGAGAAAGACAAGGAG GTTATAAGCACCTGGggagtaaaaaacaaaattgattttctatCATTGTCATATACTAGGCATGCTGAAGATGTTCGCCAG GCACGTGAATTCCTTTCTACATTAGGTGATCTTAGCCAAACTCAAATTTTCGCGAAGATTGAAAACGTTGAG GGATTGACCCATTTTGATGAGATTCTACAAGAAGCAGATGGTATTATCCTTTCTCGTGGGAATTTGGGCATTGATCTTCCACCAGAGAAG GtattttatttccaaaaatCTGCCCTTTACAAGTGTAATATGGCTGGGAAGCCTGCTGTGCTCACACGTGTTGTGGATAGCATGACCGACAACTTAAGACCAACACGTGCGGAAGCCACCGATGTCGCCAATGCTGTTTTAGATG GAAGTGATGCAATTCTTCTGGGTGCCGAGACTTTACGTGGGTTATACCCTGTCGAGACTATCTCTACAGTTGGCAGGATTTGTTCAGAA GCTGAGAAAGTTTTCAATCAAGAACTTTTTTTTAAGAGGACAGTCAAATATGTGGGAGAACCCATGACCCATTTGGAATCCATAGCATCCTCTGCG GTACGTGCAGCTATTAAGGTGAAGGCTTCTGTTATCATTTGCTTCACTTCATCTGGAAGGGCTGCAAG ATTGATAGCAAAATATAGGCCAACAATGCCTGTTCTCTCTGTTGTGATACCCAGACTTAAGACAAATCAGCTAAAATGGAGCTTTAGTGGAGCTTTTGAG GCAAGGCAATCACTTATTGTAAGAGGTCTCTTTCCCATGCTCGCTGATCCTCGACATCCT GCTGAATCAACAAGTGCTAGTAACGAGTCTATTCTCAAGGTAGCACTTGATCATGGAAAAATGGCGGGAGTTATAAAGCCACATGATAGAGTGGTTATTTGCCAGAAAGTTGGAGATGCATCTGTAGTCAAGATAATCGAGCTTGAAGATTAA